A section of the Malania oleifera isolate guangnan ecotype guangnan chromosome 2, ASM2987363v1, whole genome shotgun sequence genome encodes:
- the LOC131148956 gene encoding vacuolar iron transporter homolog 2-like, producing MASSTNPAAPPSGDLQLQQIIGIDHVGEDSSLFDYSKRAQWLRAAVLGANDGLVSTASLMMGVGAVKQDIKAMILTGFAGLVAGACSMAIGEFVSVYSQLDIEVAQMKRRAVKGGGMEEQEGERERLPNPMQAAATSALAFSAGAMVPLLAASFIKEYRVRIGVVVAAVSVALMGFGWLGAALGRAPAARPAGRVLVGGWLAMAITFGLTKLIGSSGL from the coding sequence ATGGCTTCTTCCACTAACCCTGCTGCACCACCTTCCGGCGACCTCCAGCTGCAGCAGATCATCGGCATCGACCACGTCGGAGAGGACAGCTCCCTCTTCGACTACTCGAAGCGGGCGCAATGGTTGCGGGCAGCTGTGCTCGGGGCCAACGACGGGCTCGTGTCCACCGCGTCGCTGATGATGGGCGTGGGAGCCGTGAAGCAGGACATTAAGGCAATGATCTTGACCGGGTTTGCGGGGCTCGTGGCCGGGGCTTGCAGTATGGCGATAGGAGAGTTTGTGTCTGTGTACTCTCAGCTCGACATAGAGGTTGCTCAGATGAAGAGAAGGGCGGTGAAAGGCGGGGGAATGGAGGAGCAGGAGGGGGAGAGGGAGCGGCTGCCGAACCCGATGCAGGCGGCAGCCACGTCAGCTCTCGCGTTTTCGGCTGGAGCCATGGTGCCACTCCTGGCGGCCTCGTTTATAAAGGAGTATAGAGTGAGGATTGGGGTGGTGGTGGCGGCGGTGAGCGTGGCTTTGATGGGGTTCGGGTGGCTCGGGGCGGCTTTGGGACGGGCGCCGGCGGCGAGACCGGCCGGTAGGGTTTTGGTTGGTGGCTGGCTGGCTATGGCCATAACATTTGGGTTAACCAAGTTAATTGGGTCAAGTGGACTTTGA